Genomic segment of Ralstonia pickettii:
GCATGTTGGCCACCATCTGCGGCGGCGGCACGGTGATCGCCTTCGCTTCCTGCAGCGGGTGGATGCCGTGCGCGGCCAGCCAGTAATACAGCCACATCGCATGCGTGCCGGTCGGGAAGGTCTGCGCGAACACATATTCGCGCTTGTCTTTCGCCATCACGGCCTTCAACGACGCACCATCCTTGACGCCCGCTTCCTTGAGCTTGGACGACAGCGTGATCGCCTGGCCGTTGTTGTTGAGCGTCATCAGCACGGCCATGTCTTTTTTGGGGCCGCCAATGCCGAGTTGCACGCCGTAGATCAGGCCGTACAGCACGTGCGCCGCATCCAGATCGCCCGACACGAGCTTGTCGCGTACGCCGGCCCACGAGGCTTCTTTCGACGGCGTGATCTTGATGCCGTACTTCTTGTCGATGCCGAGCGTGGACGACATGACCACCGAGGCACAGTCCGTGAGCGGGATGAAGCCGACCTTCAACTCCGTCTTCTCGGGCGCATCGGAACCGGCGGCCCAGGCACCGGCACGCACCAGCGGATCGATCAATGCCACGGCACTGCCTCCTGCAATCGTCGCCGCGGCTTTCATGATGCTGCGGCGCTTCGGGTTGATCGGGTTGACGAGAGCGTCGGTCTTGTCTGGCGCGGCCATCCATGGCTCCAAAGAAAAAGCGTCCCGACGCGCGACCGCCGCCCATCCGAAAGAGGGGCGCGCTGCCGTGCATCGGGACGCCGTTGTCCCGTGCCGGTACCCACGTTGGCACCGGCTTCGCAGCGACACTTGCAAGGGGTATGCCAACGTTGAGCGATGCATGCTGGCGTTCCGAGTTCCGATCTCCACGCGCCGAGCTTTTTTCTCGGCGTTCCGAGTTCAGAACTCGGCGCGCGAGGCTTTCAGCTCGGCGGTTGAGGCTC
This window contains:
- a CDS encoding CmpA/NrtA family ABC transporter substrate-binding protein, giving the protein MAAPDKTDALVNPINPKRRSIMKAAATIAGGSAVALIDPLVRAGAWAAGSDAPEKTELKVGFIPLTDCASVVMSSTLGIDKKYGIKITPSKEASWAGVRDKLVSGDLDAAHVLYGLIYGVQLGIGGPKKDMAVLMTLNNNGQAITLSSKLKEAGVKDGASLKAVMAKDKREYVFAQTFPTGTHAMWLYYWLAAHGIHPLQEAKAITVPPPQMVANMRVGNMDGYCVGEPWGARAIADNIGFTAETTQAIWKDHPEKVLGTTAEFVQKYPNTARALTAAVLEAGKFIDASASNRRKTAETVAAKSYVNTDMDIILDRMLGRYTNGLGKTWDDPDPMRFYHDGAVNFPYLSDGMWFLTQHKRWGLLKAHPDYLAVAKQVNRIDIFKQAATATGTPLPKSDMRTAKLIDGVVWDAKNPAAYADGFKLKA